From the genome of Cytobacillus firmus, one region includes:
- the motA gene encoding flagellar motor stator protein MotA, with protein MDKTTIIGVILGIIAVGVGMVFKGVSPSVLINPAAILIIILGTAAAVAIAFPTNEIKRVPKLFGILFKEEKLMNPPEMIKMFSDWAQLARKEGLLALEVKTSEVEDAFLRSGLSLAVDGQSADYIRDVLSEEIEAMEERHQAGAQIFSQAGTYAPSLGVLGAVIGLIAALGNMDDTTTLGHAISAAFVATLLGIFTGYVFWHPFANKLKRKSKQEAKIKSMMIEGILSILEGEAPRVIEQKLASYLPAGERRKFLEESSVAKDE; from the coding sequence ATGGATAAAACAACGATTATTGGAGTTATATTAGGTATCATAGCAGTTGGAGTCGGAATGGTTTTTAAAGGGGTTTCCCCGTCTGTTCTGATTAACCCTGCCGCAATTCTGATCATTATTCTGGGTACTGCAGCAGCTGTGGCCATTGCATTTCCAACGAATGAAATCAAGCGTGTACCCAAGCTTTTTGGCATTTTATTTAAAGAAGAAAAGCTGATGAACCCCCCTGAAATGATTAAGATGTTTTCGGATTGGGCTCAGCTGGCAAGAAAAGAAGGATTGCTTGCCCTGGAAGTCAAGACAAGCGAAGTGGAAGATGCTTTTTTAAGAAGCGGCTTATCTCTCGCTGTTGATGGGCAAAGTGCCGATTATATTCGGGATGTATTAAGTGAAGAAATCGAAGCAATGGAAGAAAGGCACCAGGCTGGAGCGCAAATTTTCAGCCAGGCAGGCACGTATGCGCCATCCCTTGGAGTATTGGGAGCCGTTATTGGATTGATTGCAGCACTAGGAAATATGGACGACACCACCACATTGGGACATGCTATAAGTGCGGCATTCGTAGCGACTTTACTGGGGATATTCACCGGTTATGTGTTCTGGCATCCGTTTGCCAATAAGCTAAAGAGAAAGTCCAAGCAGGAAGCAAAAATTAAAAGCATGATGATTGAAGGAATTCTTTCTATTTTAGAAGGGGAAGCACCGCGGGTAATCGAGCAAAAGCTTGCTTCCTATCTTCCTGCAGGAGAACGCCGTAAATTCCTTGAAGAAAGCAGCGTGGCAAAGGATGAGTAG